In Brassica napus cultivar Da-Ae chromosome C2, Da-Ae, whole genome shotgun sequence, the sequence gaagTTACATGTGAGAAAGAAAGACATGATGATATCATACTTCAATCTCGGCACGTGGAGTAAGTGCTGAGACAGAATCAACACATATAAGGTCAACTGCACCAGAACGACACATACGGTCTGCAACTGTGCGAGTaatgaagaaagaaaacaagttaGTTTTTACATGAAGATAAGGTTCAAAACACGAGATTTAAGAATGTTTTCGGACTACTTACTTTCTAAAGCCATCTCGCCATTGTCTGGCTGACACACTATGAGATTTTCAACATCAACACCTAATGCTTTAGAGTATGATGGATCAAAGGCATGCTCTGCATCAACAAGCATCGCATTGCCTCCAAGCTTCTGCACTTCAGAAATTGCATGGAGTGCTAGTGTGGTCTTGCCACTACTTTCTGGTCCATATATCTGCAGTATCCATCCGATTATAAATAAACCAATTAATCAacttttatgaataaaaacatTCCTTTGCTCTCAGAAAATGCATATACCTCGACTACTCGACCCTTTGGCAGGCCTCCACCTAAGGCAAGATCAAGCGTCAATACACCACTCGGAAAAGTCTCCCTGCAAACATTACACAATCATATTATCTTTTCTAAACAACAATTTCAAATCAAGGTGTGTAGTAGTGCCATGGTATTGGACTTAATGTATCAAGAAAGACACTATCAACAGAGGGAGGGATTCATTCTCACACTAAAGCTCCACCAGCACTCCCCAACCTTGTTACACTTCCTTTACCAAAAGAACCGTTAATGTCATTCATTGCTGCCTCTAAAGCCTTTTGCTGTAAACAAGAAGcgaagaaacacacaaaaagcTAGTAAGACAAAAAGAACTCAAACACAACGAGAGTGGACTCAGAAACAATGCAAGAGACAGCTGAATAAGATAAAtgaaagtcttttttttttcactctgGAAAACTCTATCTTGTCTGAATTAATTACCCATGTCCAAAGGTCAGCACTTTCAGACCACAATTgtaataaaatgtaaataaccTTCCGAAAGGTTATGACTTTTCAGCTGAAAGAGATAATTATCATCAATGGAGACACAAACCTAATGGGCCTGCTGTTTACACTGAATCTAAAGAAAGAGGGAGAAGGAAGTTACACGGTCGAGGAAGCGTGAATCGGAGtcgggagagagagagccgttGATTCTGTCATCGAATTCTGAAGGAATGCTCTGTGAGGTTTTCTTGGCGACGTTAACGGTGGCCGGGGAGTAGAAGCGGCGGGAGTAGTAAGAGGAGAGACGGAGCGGAGGAGAATAGGAACATGCTTTGAGAGGATTGAACAAAGGATTTAGCTTTAGAGACAACACAACAAGGCATGAAGAATCCATTTTTCTGGGTTAACGCAGAGAGTCCAAAAGACAGcagccgaagaagaagaacaacaacttatatatttcaagactttaaaaatagttttcgTCAGTTTTATcgatttttagataaaaaaaaaagatt encodes:
- the LOC106381457 gene encoding DNA repair protein recA homolog 1, chloroplastic-like → MDSSCLVVLSLKLNPLFNPLKACSYSPPLRLSSYYSRRFYSPATVNVAKKTSQSIPSEFDDRINGSLSPDSDSRFLDRQKALEAAMNDINGSFGKGSVTRLGSAGGALVETFPSGVLTLDLALGGGLPKGRVVEIYGPESSGKTTLALHAISEVQKLGGNAMLVDAEHAFDPSYSKALGVDVENLIVCQPDNGEMALEIADRMCRSGAVDLICVDSVSALTPRAEIEGEIGMQQMGLQARLMSQALRKMSGNASKAGCTLIFLNQIRYKIGVYYGNPEVTSGGIALKFFASVRLEIRSAGKIKSSKGDEDIGLRARVRVQKSKVSRPYKQAEFEIMFGEGVSKLGCVLDCAEIMEVVVKKGSWYSYEDQRLGQGREKALQHLRENPSLQDEIEKRVRLLMLDGEVHRSTPLFSSSSSSSVSRDDEEEEDALDEFQ